A segment of the Candidatus Hydrogenedentota bacterium genome:
AGACACTGGATGCACCCGATAAGAAAAGCGGTTTGAAACGAAATCCCGTGTACGGAAGCGATTCTACCCCCGATGCCGCGATACTCGATGGCCAGCAGGACAATTCCGCCGACCACGAGAGCCAGCGCGACGGTGAGACTGCTGTCGAGCATTGCCTCGATGTAGTCGTTGAGCAACAGGCCCAGCACCGCCGCGGGCAGAAACGCCACAGCCGTCTTCAGCCACAGCGTGAGGGCCGCCCGCGTTCTCGCGCCGCCTCCGAAAGGCCATAGCTCTTTCCAGAAATAGACAACCACGGACAGAATCGCCGGGAATTGAATGATGACGATGAAATCCTTGGCAAAGTCCCCGCTGCCGAGTTTCAAATAATCCTCGACGAGTATCATGTGGCCCGTGCTTGAAATGGGCAGAAACTCCGTGATTCCTTCGACCACGGCAAGAATGGCCGCGTTGAGATAGTCCAAAGGGTCAACTCCTTGCGGCTTCCTGCCGCGCGATATGGGAAATACGCCGCATCAACGACCGGGGCAAGCGCGTTTCGCGCTTGCCAAACTGGATCCCCGCCCATTTCGCCACGTTGATGAGCAACCCCTTCGCCGCGAGGTCTGCGCGGCCCCGTTTCAGGAAGTGCGCCAGCTCGTCCACGATGCGTTTCAGACCGTAACGCATTTCACTGCCCAGTTGCGCGTCGCCGAGGATGCCGTTACGCCGCAACGCGATGCCATTGTCCACGGCCCATACGAATTCGCCCCACACGGTGCGCTCGTGCGCGTGGTAGACAGCGGCATCGGGCTCGTAGACGACCTTGCGGCCTGCATGCAGCAGAGCGCGGCACATGGCCTGGTCCTCGCACATGGGCGCGGTTTCGTCGAAACGGAGTTGCCGCACAAGTTCCGTGCGCAAGGCGGAATTCGCGTTCGAGAACCGGTACGAGCCGAGCGTCAGCCGCGGCATGACGGCCAGTTCGCGTATTTCCCGTGCCGGTCCGTACGTCCATTCCATAGCGTAGCGGCGGAGCGCGCCGACGCCTTCCGGGGCGACTTGCCGGCCGAACACGGCGCCCACGCGCGGGTCCTTGAACCATTGCGTGAGATTCCGGAGCCAGTGCTCGTCCGCGGGGACGGCGTCTTGCGACAGATAGGCGACGATTTCGTGTTGGGCGAGGTCCGCGCCGAGATTGCGCGTGCGCCCGTGGTGAAAGTCGCGCTTGTCGATACGGTGCGTGGCA
Coding sequences within it:
- a CDS encoding undecaprenyl-diphosphate phosphatase; the protein is MDYLNAAILAVVEGITEFLPISSTGHMILVEDYLKLGSGDFAKDFIVIIQFPAILSVVVYFWKELWPFGGGARTRAALTLWLKTAVAFLPAAVLGLLLNDYIEAMLDSSLTVALALVVGGIVLLAIEYRGIGGRIASVHGISFQTAFLIGCIQCLAMIPGTSRSAATIVGAMLLGASRPAAAEFSFFLAVPTMAGATALTVLKHGLRFSAQEWALIGIGSVVSFVIAYAVIAFLMNFVRRRSFAPFGWYRIALGGVVLLLFFLRCIG
- a CDS encoding glycosyltransferase, with the translated sequence MAPPVSIVLLTLNGLPGLERGLDLIARQDYPAPVEIVHIDSGSTDGTLELAARRGIATHRIDKRDFHHGRTRNLGADLAQHEIVAYLSQDAVPADEHWLRNLTQWFKDPRVGAVFGRQVAPEGVGALRRYAMEWTYGPAREIRELAVMPRLTLGSYRFSNANSALRTELVRQLRFDETAPMCEDQAMCRALLHAGRKVVYEPDAAVYHAHERTVWGEFVWAVDNGIALRRNGILGDAQLGSEMRYGLKRIVDELAHFLKRGRADLAAKGLLINVAKWAGIQFGKRETRLPRSLMRRISHIARQEAARS